The DNA segment CGCGCCCAGTGGCACTTTCGATAAAGCCGTCGCGCTGCAAGTCCTCATAAGCTTTTTGTGTCGTAATAACGCTGATATGCAAATCCTTTGCCAAAGCACGCATGGATGGAAGCGGATCACCGCTTTTCAATTCCCCGCTCATGATGGCAGATTTGATTTGTGAGGTTATCTGTTCATAAATTGGTTTTGTAGTATGATTACTGATCAGTATTTGCACAAGGTCACCTCCATTGTACTTTAATGTACTTATTGTACATGTACATTATAATACACTTAAAGAAAATGTCAAGCCAGGAGCTGCTTTCTTATGCGCCGTTGGAATGCATACCGTGAAATTCGCCTGCTCTATTACAAAAAAAATGAGATTGCTCTCATTTTCGTTATGTATATGAAATTGGTTTCCCTCGCTTATCTGCATATAAGCACATTTCGGTTTTTCTGTTCAGCAGTTTAACGCCTCCCTTAGTAAAAGGATATCTTCTCTTATATAATCAGAAGAGCTTTTTTCCGTCCGTGATATCTATCCCGCAGGCCTTTGCTCTGCCTGTCTGCTGAAAGGGATTTATCTTTTCTAAAATACCGTCATGTCGAAACAGGGATCCGGTATTCTTAAACCAGAAGGTTTTCCCGGCGTTCACGCTTTGTCTGTGAAGGTCAAGCACCCACTCATAGTTACACTCCCGTGCATCACGACCTGTTTCTCCGCCAACTGTCACATGTTCGACTCCATGAAGATACGGCGTTATATCGATTGCTTCCAGCAGCGGGGCACAGGCGATAAACCGTCGCTTTATGGGATAGGAAAGAAAGAGCGGCAATCTGTAATCAGCGGCTACCTGATTTTCTACAGTGCAGCCGATATTCACATTATCATAGCCGGCACCCCAGTCCTTTGGCAGCGATACGGGAAAGCGTTCAATCCGCTTTGTCAGAATCAAAAATTCAATATCCGTTCTCTGCTTAATCATCGCCCAGACCTCCTCACGCCAGGCATCTGCTTCCGGCAAAAAGAAATCTGTAGCAAAGCATGTCGCAAGAATCTTATTTCCCTTGATATTGTATTCACCTCTGGCATTTCTCCTGATTGGCCAGTCAAATTTATCCGTCTTCTGTATGGTATTTTGACCGTACCGTTTTGCATGAGGGCCATAAAAATAGCAATTGGCACAGCCCTCACTATGCTGATAGCAGCCTGTCCACGGTTCCCAGTTCATGTAGACACTCCTTCCAATTATACGATTACCATATATAACATCATTACTGTATAGCCAGCCTGCACTTTTTTAGCTTTCGGTGCTTTGTCATGCATGAAATTTAAAACAGGCTAAATGCTTGCATCATTTAATTCGAATAGATTTCCTTCCGGATCTCTGAAATAGGTACAGCGCATTCCCCATTCTTCGATATACTGCGGCTCTCCCAAAAAGACAACGCCTGCTTTCTTTAACCGTAAATAATCTTCTTCAAGCGTATCTGTAGGAATGATTCCTGCTATTGTATCCGGCTGCTGGTTAAACGTCGGCAGCTCATAGCCCTTAAACAGCGGCATAGCATCCCCTGTAAAAATGGCAAAGCATGGTGATGCTCCCTCCTGCACAGCAAAAGAGGTATAAGGGCCATTGCGGTCGCCCCATACTGCATGCAAGCCCAGCTTCTCTGTATAAAAGTCAAAGCATTCTCCGTAATTTTTACGTACAAGTACACGAATCGTTGTTTCATTAAATTTCATATTCTAATATCCTTTCTTTTTCAATATATGTCCTTTATTATATCGCAGGTTTTGTAATAGTATTGTATAAACTGGACAATTATGCGTACTTACGGTATAGGATTCAGGATGTTCTCGTTTGTTGATGCTTCTGTAATATGACCTATACAAAAACGATATCTTCCTGGACTTATTTTAAATAAAAGTATTACTATTCTAACTCAGACGATAGTATTTAATATTAAATATTTATAAATGCTTTAGCATATTTTAGTAAATTGGCTTACTTATATTGATTACGCAAACAGATGGTGCCAAAACGACAGTAGATAACAGATTTTAAATATCCTACGGTTACACACATAAAACACTATTGACCAAAATTAAAAAAATTTCATTTTTGGTCAATAGAAATAAGATACCCATGTAAGGATACCTGTAAACAGCTCTTTGCTATTCTTTGATTTTCACTCGATTTTATATTTTAGTTCACGGTTAATACGTTAAGTTTATGATATTTTGCATAGAACGACTATACTATCCTTTCTCTTTCACAGAAAAAGTTCTGCTCAATCTGCAAAGCCCCCCTACAGGGATGATACTATTACATAATTTATGTTTTTAGCATTCTGGTGAATAGCTATACTTGTATAAAAAAATCTTGTATTACTTTATATTTTTCATATGCTGTGGCTGTGCAAAACATACATTCATATCAAAATATTATATTTCTTTATTATTACTATGAAACAAATATTCATACTCAATAAACGCACGTAAATGCTAAAAAAGTGCCTGTTTAAAGCACTTTTTTTGAATAAAATCCTATTCCCACTCAATCGTCCCGCATGGCTTCGGTGTCAGATCATAGCACACACGATTCACATTCGCAACTTCCTTCAGAATACGATCCGTAATCCTATGCAGCACCGGCCAGTCGATATCCTCAATGGATGCCGTCATCGCATCAATCGTATTCACTGCACGCAAAATAACCGGGTACTCAAAGCTTCTCGCATTATTCTTCACGCCCACAGACTTGAAATCCGGAACAATCGTGAAATACTGCCATACCTTCTGATCTAAGCCAGCTGACGCAAACTCCTCACGTAAAATCGCATCTGACTCACGCACCGCCTCCAAACGATCCTTCGTAATAGCCCCAAGACAGCGCACACCAAGCCCAGGCCCTGGGAATGGCTGACGGAAAACCATGTCATGCGGAAGTCCCAACTCCAGCCCACACGCACGCACTTCATCCTTGAACAGCTGACGCAGTGGCTCCACCAATTCAAACGCCAGGTCATCCGGCAGCCCGCCAACATTGTGATGTGATTTGACAACCTTCGCTGTCTTCGTACCGCTCTCTACGATATCCGGATAAATGGTACCCTGTGCCAGAAAATCAATCCCCTCCAGCTTTCGGGCTTCCTCCTCAAATACACGGATAAATTCCGCACCAATAATCTTACGCTTCTGCTCCGGCTCTGCAACATCCTTCAGCTTACCAAGAAATCGCTCACTTGCATCTACATAAATCAGATTCGCATCCATCTGATTTTGAAACACTTCAATCACGCTTTCCGACTCCCCTTTGCGCATCAGACCGTGATTAACATGCACACAATACAGCTGCTTGCCAATAGCTTTTAACA comes from the Erysipelotrichaceae bacterium 66202529 genome and includes:
- the guaA gene encoding glutamine-hydrolyzing GMP synthase, producing the protein MKQDMIVILDLGSSENTTLAREIRALGVYSEIYPHDITKAELQRLSNVKGIILNGGEHRNVDGVNIDVLPEIYEAGYPVLAIDHAPALCEQKLTVWPTEEQLKTFVFAECKAEANWNMKNFVADQVELIREQVKDRKVLLALSGGVDSSVVAALLLKAIGKQLYCVHVNHGLMRKGESESVIEVFQNQMDANLIYVDASERFLGKLKDVAEPEQKRKIIGAEFIRVFEEEARKLEGIDFLAQGTIYPDIVESGTKTAKVVKSHHNVGGLPDDLAFELVEPLRQLFKDEVRACGLELGLPHDMVFRQPFPGPGLGVRCLGAITKDRLEAVRESDAILREEFASAGLDQKVWQYFTIVPDFKSVGVKNNARSFEYPVILRAVNTIDAMTASIEDIDWPVLHRITDRILKEVANVNRVCYDLTPKPCGTIEWE
- a CDS encoding GntR family transcriptional regulator produces the protein MQILISNHTTKPIYEQITSQIKSAIMSGELKSGDPLPSMRALAKDLHISVITTQKAYEDLQRDGFIESATGRGTFVSSQNKEFIREEQLRLAEEKLQEAADIGRSNGIPLNTLTQLLAMFYDEK
- a CDS encoding DUF5131 family protein, encoding MNWEPWTGCYQHSEGCANCYFYGPHAKRYGQNTIQKTDKFDWPIRRNARGEYNIKGNKILATCFATDFFLPEADAWREEVWAMIKQRTDIEFLILTKRIERFPVSLPKDWGAGYDNVNIGCTVENQVAADYRLPLFLSYPIKRRFIACAPLLEAIDITPYLHGVEHVTVGGETGRDARECNYEWVLDLHRQSVNAGKTFWFKNTGSLFRHDGILEKINPFQQTGRAKACGIDITDGKKLF
- a CDS encoding glyoxalase/bleomycin resistance/dioxygenase family protein, with amino-acid sequence MKFNETTIRVLVRKNYGECFDFYTEKLGLHAVWGDRNGPYTSFAVQEGASPCFAIFTGDAMPLFKGYELPTFNQQPDTIAGIIPTDTLEEDYLRLKKAGVVFLGEPQYIEEWGMRCTYFRDPEGNLFELNDASI